The Comamonas testosteroni genome contains the following window.
AGACGTCCAGGGTCGGGACGTCAGCGCCCGGACCTTGGCTGTCGACGATGGCGGCGTTGCCGGTGTCGGTGATGCCGGCGGGCAGATCCACGCCGCTGGCGGTCTTGCCGCTCAGCGTGGCTTCGAGGGTCAGCTTCTCGCTGCCTTCGAAGACGGCGTCGTCGGTGGTCGGAACGGTGACCACGATGCCGCCGGTGGTGCCGGCCGGGACCTGGAAGCTGTAGGTGCCGTCGCCGTTGTTCACCAGGGTGACCGTGGTGCCACCGATGGTGACCACGGGCGTGCCGATGTCGTCGGATTCGATGTCACCACCCAGCTTGAAGGTGATGGTGGTGGCGGCGTCGACGGCCTTGCCCAGCGTGATGTTGAACGTGGCGTCGGAGCCTTCGTGGACATTGCCCGGATCGGAGACGTCCAGGGTCGGGACGTCAGCGCCCGGACCTTGGCTGTCGACGATGGCGGCGTTGCCGGTGTCGGTGATGCCGGCGGGCAGATCCACGCCGCTGGCGGTCTTGCCGCTCAGCGTGGCTTCGAGGGTCAGCTTCTCGCTGCCTTCGAAGACGGCGTCGTCGGTGGTCGGAACGGTGACCACGATGCCGCCGGTGGTGCCGGCCGGGACCTGGAAGCTGTAGGTGCCGTCGCCGTTGTTCACCAGGGTGACCGTGGTGCCACCGATGGTGACCACGGGCGTGCCGATGTCGTCGGATTCGATGTCACCACCCAGCTTGAAGGTGATGGTGGTGGCGGCGTCGACGGCCTTGCCCAGCGTGATGTTGAACGTGGCGTCGGAGCCTTCGTGGACATTGCCCGGATCGGAGACGTCCAGGGTCGGGACGTCAGCGCCCGGACCTTGGCTGTCGACGATGGCGGCGTTGCCGGTGTCGGTGATGCCGGCGGGCAGATCCACGCCGCTGGCGGTCTTGCCGCTCAGCGTGGCTTCGAGGGTCAGCTTCTCGCTGCCTTCGAAGACGGCGTCGTCGGTGGTCGGAACGGTGACCACGATGCCGCCGGTGGTGCCGGCCGGGACCTGGAAGCTGTAGGTGCCGTCGCCGTTGTTCACCAGGGTGACCGTGGTGCCACCGATGGTGACCACGGGCGTGCCGATGTCGTCGGATTCGATGTCACCACCCAGCTTGAAGGTGATGGTGGTGGCGGCGTCGACGGCCTTGCCCAGCGTGATGTTGAACGTGGCGTCGGAGCCTTCGTGGACATTGCCCGGATCGGAGACGTCCAGGGTCGGGACGTCAGCGCCCGGACCTTGGCTGTCGACGATGGCGGCGTTGCCGGTGTCGGTGATGCCGGCGGGCAGATCCACGCCGCTGGCGGTCTTGCCGCTCAGCGTGGCTTCGAGGGTCAGCTTCTCGCTGCCTTCGAAGACGGCGTCGTCGGTGGTCGGAACGGTGACCACGATGCCGCCGGTGGTGCCGGCCGGGACCTGGAAGCTGTAGGTGCCGTCGCCGTTGTTCACCAGGGTGACCGTGGTGCCACCGATGGTGACCACGGGCGTGCCGATGTCGTCGGATTCGATGTCACCACCCAGCTTGAAGGTGATGGTGGTGGCGGCGTCGACGGCCTTGCCCAGCGTGATGTTGAACGTGGCGTCGGAGCCTTCGTGGACATTGCCCGGATCGGAGACGTCCAGGGTCGGGACGTCAGCGCCCGGACCTTGGCTGTCGACGATGGCGGCGTTGCCGGTGTCGGTGATGCCGGCGGGCAGATCCACGCCGCTGGCGGTCTTGCCGCTCAGCGTGGCTTCGAGGGTCAGCTTCTCGCTGCCTTCGAAGACGGCGTCGTCGGTGGTCGGAACGGTGACCACGATGCCGCCGGTGGTGCCGGCCGGGACCTGGAAGCTGTAGGTGCCGTCGCCGTTGTTCACCAGGGTGACCGTGGTGCCACCGATGGTGACCACGGGCGTGCCGATGTCGTCGGATTCGATGTCACCACCCAGCTTGAAGGTGATGGTGGTGGCGGCGTCGACGGCCTTGCCCAGCGTGATGTTGAACGTGGCGTCGGAGCCTTCGTGGACATTGCCCGGATCGGAGACGTCCAGGGTCGGGACGTCAGCGCCCGGACCTTGGCTGTCGACGATGGCGGCGTTGCCGGTGTCGGTGATGCCGGCGGGCAGATCCACGCCGCTGGCGGTCTTGCCGCTCAGCGTGGCTTCGAGGGTCAGCTTCTCGCTGCCTTCGAAGACGGCGTCGTCGGTGGTCGGAACGGTGACCACGATGCCGCCGGTGGTGCCGGCCGGGACCTGGAAGCTGTAGGTGCCGTCGCCGTTGTTCACCAGGGTGACCGTGGTGCCACCGATGGTGACCACGGGCGTGCCGATGTCGTCGGATTCGATGTCACCACCCAGCTTGAAGGTGATGGTGGTGGCGGCGTCGACGGCCTTGCCCAGCGTGATGTTGAACGTGGCGTCGGAGCCTTCGTGGACATTGCCCGGATCGGAGACGTCCAGGGTCGGGACGTCAGCGCCCGGACCTTGGCTGTCGACGATGGCGGCGTTGCCGGTGTCGGTGATGCCGGCGGGCAGATCCACGCCGCTGGCGGTCTTGCCGCTCAGCGTGGCTTCGAGGGTCAGCTTCTCGCTGCCTTCGAAGACGGCGTCGTCGGTGGTCGGAACGGTGACCACGATGCCGCCGGTGGTGCCGGCCGGGACCTGGAAGCTGTAGGTGCCGTCGCCGTTGTTCACCAGGGTGACCGTGGTGCCACCGATGGTGACCACGGGCGTGCCGATGTCGTCGGATTCGATGTCACCACCCAGCTTGAAGGTGATGGTGGTGGCGGCGTCGACGGCCTTGCCCAGCGTGATGTTGAACGTGGCGTCGGAGCCTTCGTGGACATTGCCCGGATCGGAGACGTCCAGGGTCGGGACGTCAGCGCCCGGATTGGGGTTGCCCGGATCCGTGCTTTCGGTGTCGACGATTACGGCATTACCCGAGTCGGAGATGCCGGACGGCAGCGTGCCACTGGACGTTTCCCCGGTCAAGGTAGCCGTGAGCGTCATCTGCTCACGGCCTTCAAAGACTGCGTCGTCGTGGGTCGGAACCGTGACCACGATGCCTCCCGTGGTGCCAGCGGGAAGCGTGAAGCTGTAGGTGCCGTCGGCATTCGCTGTGACCTGGACGGTCTGGCCCCCGATGGTGACCGTCGGCGCTCCGTGATCGGCCGTTTCGATCTGGCCGTCCAGCTTGAGCGTGACCGTGGTGTCCTTGTCAAGGTCGACCGTGTTTTGCAGGCTGATGTTGAACGTGGCCGAGGAACCTTCGTTCACGTCACCGGCGTCGGAGACGGTAATCGTGGGTACGTCGAGGACCGGCGTGACACCGATATTGATGATCGAAGTGGCTTTGCCGCCATTGCCGTCGTCGACGATGACCGTGAACTGGTCAGGACCGTTGTAATTCTCGTTCGGCGTGTAGGTATATTCACCCGTGGTCGGGTTGAACACCAGCGTGCCATTCTCCGGCTGCTTGTCGACCGTGTAGGTCAGGTTGTCGCCATCGACGTCGGTGCCGACGACCTTGCCTCTAACGGGCTGTTCCTCGGGCGTCGTATGCTCATAATTGGGAACCAGCGGTGCGTCATTGACCGGGGTGACGCCGATCTCGATGACGGAAGTGGTCTTGCCGCCGTGGCCGTCATCGACGATGACCGTGAACTGATCGGGGCCGTTATAGTTTTCGTTCGGCGTGTAGGTGTACTCGCCGGTGGTCTGATTGAATTCCAGCTTGCCATGCTCGGGCTGCTTGTCGACCGTGTAGGTCAGCGTGTCGCCATCGGGATCGGTGCCGGTGACCTTGCCGCTGACGGGCTGGTCTTCCGGCGTGGTGTGCTGATAGTTGGGCGCCACGGGCAGATCGTTGGTGCCGGTGATGGTGACGGTGATAGTCTGAGTCGCTGTGCCGCCGTGACCGTCGTTGACGGTCACGGTGATGGTATCGGTGACCTTCTGACCTTCGGCCAGGGCCTGGACCTTGGGGTCTTCGTTGTTCAGCACATAGGTCCACTCGCCGTTCTGGTCAACCGAGAAGTTGCCGTACTGGCCCTTACCTTCGTTGCTGACGCTCCAGCTGTGGGTATCGGTGATGTCGACATCGGCCACGTCGAGCTTGCCGGTGACCACCGACACGCCGTCTTCGGCCAAAGCCCCGTCGGCCTTGCCGGTGAGGACTGGATCGTCGTTGGTGCCAACGATGGTGACAGTCAATGTCGAGGAAGAACTGGCCCCGTCTTTATCGATCAGGGTATACGTAAAAGTTTCGACCAGGGTCTCACCCACACCCAATGCCTGCACAACATTCAAGCTGCTATCAAGCTGATAGCTATAGCTGCCATCGGAATTGAGGGTAATCTTGCCGTACTGCCCTTGATCTGCGCCAACCAGAACAACTCGATGCTCTGTCAGAGTCCCCTCACCCAACCTATCGTTGGCGAGCACATTGCCTTGCAAGGCAGATACGGCATCTTCGAAGATCACACCCGAATCAGCACTTGCCTGGGGAATGCTTGTGGCAGGCTGGATCGGCGTAACTTGATCCGTGCTGTCCGCCAAAGCGCCCACCCCACTAAAAAGTGGAAGTACCGTAGTCGCTGGTACAGAACGTCCGTACTCCAGCGCCAGCGGCGACACTGCCTCAATGATGCTGGAAAGGCGCACAAAAGTGCTGCCACCCTCGCTGCCGCCAGACAATGTGGCCGCCGTGGGATCCAGCTCATCGAACGGATCCTGGCCGGCGTTGATGGCCGCAATGATCTGGTCAATCTCTGCACTCGCGGGACTCGCTACAGCAGCCTCTTCCACTGTAGGCGGCTGAATCAGGTCTGCGGTGAGATGCACATCCTGGTTCTCGCCCACCATCAGCGGTGGCTGGCCGTCCGCCTGCAACTGCACGGTGCTGCCGGAAGCCGTCACTATCTCGGCGTCAGCGGGAATGCGCATGCCTTCACGGAGCACCGTCAGATTGCCATCAGAACCACGCATCCAAGCCTGGCCAGTGAGTTTGGTAACGAGAACGGTTTGAGCTGCCATGAGGGTCTGCCTATCCAGTCAGATTAAAAAGTGAAGGTGCACAAAGGCACCTCTCCAATATTTCAGCTGAATGGTAGAAGCCAAGGCCCCACAGCACTATTGGCGCCAAAGCCAATCGGGATCTGTTTTATTCGATCTCTGCTGCTGTAAATCAAAAAAAGCCTGAAGCCTGCATATTGCAGGCTTCAGGCTTTTCAGCAACAGGCACTCCAGAGGAAAGAGGTGACTAGGTATTCATCAGTAACCCAAAAATCAGGCTCAAGCCAGCTGCTTGCGCCCGATACCGTGAACCTTCAATGTCAGCATCAATCGATCCTGTACCTGCAGTTTCTCAAAAACAGCAGACAGATGGGCCCGCACAGTACGCTCGCTGATGGACATGCGTTCGGCAATCTCCGCATTGCTGTCACCCAGCGATGCATAGCGGGCAACCTCCTGCTCGCGTGCAGACAATGGTTCGGCCCAGTCCGACTCATGCTCAGGCAGACGGGCGTCCACATCGCGCAACAAGCGCTGCAACAGAGAACGTCCAAGCCAGATGTTGCCGCCAGCCATGCTTTGCAGCATCCGCGATAACACCTCCGGGCTCGATTGCGCATGGGCATAACCACATGCTCCGCGGGACAGCAGGTTTCGACCCTCCTCATCGCTGGGGCGGTTGCTGAGAACCAGAACCTGAAGATCCTTCAGCAGCTCAATCCAGCGGGCCGCAGTCGACTCTGGCAAGGATGGCAGGGCTGCATCCAGCACCACCACACTACGACCTTGCTGCTTCCAACGTTGCAAATCGGCCAGGCTCTGGCCGCGCGCAGGCATCCACTGAGGGCCTGCGATCTGCTGCCATTCCTGCCACAGCGTGGCATCCTGAGTCAGCATCAATACAGGCAAGGCATTCATAGAGTTCCTTTGTAATTGTTGGCGATCCATGAACTAACGTTCGATCAATGCATTGGACTTGGCACGCAGAATCGGCTTGAGCAGATACTGCATCAAGGTGCGCTTGCCCGTGAGGATATGCACCTCGGCCTGCATACCGGGAATGATGGGGCGCGAGTCATCGCCCACGTGAGCCTTCTCCGTGCGCACCTTCACGACATAAAAGGAGTTCCCCTTTTCGTCGGTAACGGTGTTGGCACCGATCTGCTCCAGTTTCCCCTGCAGACCTCCATAGATGGCAAAGTCATAGG
Protein-coding sequences here:
- a CDS encoding response regulator transcription factor: MNALPVLMLTQDATLWQEWQQIAGPQWMPARGQSLADLQRWKQQGRSVVVLDAALPSLPESTAARWIELLKDLQVLVLSNRPSDEEGRNLLSRGACGYAHAQSSPEVLSRMLQSMAGGNIWLGRSLLQRLLRDVDARLPEHESDWAEPLSAREQEVARYASLGDSNAEIAERMSISERTVRAHLSAVFEKLQVQDRLMLTLKVHGIGRKQLA